In Zingiber officinale cultivar Zhangliang chromosome 6A, Zo_v1.1, whole genome shotgun sequence, a single genomic region encodes these proteins:
- the LOC121998123 gene encoding scarecrow-like protein 9 isoform X2 encodes MMSGWSYDDSFSDQNIFRAIGLREPQPYLGFSNSGELPQMSSDTNTRANPTSSTSTITEGDSPEDGDIFCSDMSLSYISKILMEEDIDGKVSTYKEESALRDAEKPFYDILSQKYPPSPERSPLEVQQSLANLDFTDNHENGNLCASSGTSKANGFVGNNFISDSNNGHDLSSRSSSFSNLFPSPSNSSNSISSEKKPVVDVSMSPSLFFKSMPAWHFKKGIEEASKFLPSNDKLAINLDVSSSQLLRVDRPFITKAKLEDRESLLYGFRGRKNPSRDDLDLVEGRSNKQSAVFYEGEVRSEMFDMILLCQRGKCQKNISALREEKQNEAIKIAQNCSSKGSNGGKTQGKKQTKKEVVDLRTLLIHCAQAVAADDRQTADELLKQIRQHSSPDGDATQRLAYCFADGLEARLAGTGSQIYHALVAKRATATDILKAYHLYLAACPFKRISYFFANQTILNVADKASKVHIIDFGIYFGFQWPCLIQRLSTRDGGPPSLRITGIDVPQPGFRPTERIEETGCRLADYAKSFNIPFEYQAIASKWENIQVEDLHINKDEVVVVNCLYRFRNLVDETVVVDSPRNRVLNMIRRMNPDVFIHGVVNGSYSAPFFVTRFREALFHYSALFDMLETNVARHNEQRLLIERDLFGRDALNVIACEGSERVERPETYKQWQARNLRAGFEQLPLNPDIVKKAKHKVKTNYHRDFVIGEDNRWLIQGWKGRIIYAISTWKPNDA; translated from the coding sequence ATGATGAGCGGATGGAGCTATGATGATTCGTTCTCTGATCAAAACATTTTTCGGGCTATTGGATTGCGAGAACCGCAGCCTTATCTAGGTTTTAGTAACAGTGGGGAATTGCCCCAAATGTCCTCTGACACCAACACAAGGGCCAATCCCACATCCAGCACCAGCACGATCACTGAGGGAGATAGCCCGGAAGATGGTGATATCTTCTGTTCAGACATGTCCCTTAGCTATATTAGCAAAATTCTCATGGAGGAAGATATTGATGGAAAGGTCAGCACTTATAAGGAAGAGTCAGCCCTTAGAGATGCAGAGAAACCCTTCTATGACATCCTTAGCCAGAAGTACCCACCATCTCCAGAGCGATCACCGCTTGAAGTTCAGCAAAGCTTGGCGAATCTCGATTTTACCGACAATCATGAAAATGGTAACTTATGTGCTAGCAGTGGTACAAGTAAAGCTAATGGCTTTGTTGGCAATAACTTTATCTCTGACTCCAACAATGGCCACGATTTGAGTTCACGGTCTAGTTCCTTTAGTAATTTGTTTCCATCTCCATCAAACTCTTCAAACAGTATCAGCAGCGAAAAGAAACCTGTTGTTGATGTTTCCATGTCTCCCAGTCTGTTCTTCAAAAGCATGCCAGCGTGGCATTTCAAGAAAGGAATTGAAGAAGCGAGCAAGTTCCTTCCTAGTAATGATAAATTGGCAATCAATTTAGATGTTTCATCATCACAGCTACTGAGAGTAGATAGGCCATTCATTACAAAGGCAAAGCTGGAGGATAGAGAATCTCTCTTATATGGATTTAGAGGTCGTAAAAATCCAAGCCGAGATGACCTGGATTTGGTAGAGGGAAGGAGCAATAAGCAGTCAGCTGTTTTCTATGAGGGAGAGGTGAGGTCAGAAATGTTTGACATGATTTTGCTTTGCCAGAGAGGCAAATGCCAAAAGAACATATCCGCCCTAAGGGAAGAAAAGCAGAATGAAGCTATCAAAATCGCACAGAATTGTTCCTCAAAAGGATCAAATGGTGGCAAGACACAAGGAAAGAAACAAACTAAGAAAGAAGTGGTGGATCTTAGAACTCTTCTTATACATTGTGCTCAAGCAGTGGCAGCAGATGACCGCCAAACTGCTGATGAACTATTGAAGCAGATTAGACAACATTCTTCCCCGGATGGAGATGCAACTCAGAGGCTGGCATATTGCTTTGCAGATGGTCTTGAGGCCCGATTGGCTGGTACTGGAAGTCAGATTTATCATGCCCTTGTGGCTAAAAGGGCAACTGCCACAGATATATTGAAGGCCTATCATCTATATCTTGCTGCATGTCCTTTCAAGAGAATTTCATACTTTTTTGCTAATCAGACAATCCTTAATGTGGCAGATAAGGCATCCAAAGTGCACATCATAGACTTTGGTATTTATTTTGGATTTCAATGGCCATGCCTTATCCAGCGTCTCTCAACTAGGGATGGAGGCCCTCCAAGTCTGCGGATAACTGGTATTGATGTACCGCAACCAGGTTTCCGTCCCACAGAGAGAATAGAAGAGACAGGGTGTAGGTTAGCAGATTATGCCAAGAGTTTTAATATCCCTTTTGAGTATCAGGCTATCGCTTCTAAATGGGAAAATATTCAGGTCGAGGATCTTCACATTAATAAAGATGAGGTTGTGGTTGTCAATTGCCTATACCGCTTCAGAAATCTGGTCGATGAGACTGTGGTTGTAGACAGCCCTAGGAATagggtcctgaacatgataaggAGGATGAACCCTGATGTTTTTATACATGGAGTAGTGAATGGGTCCTACAGTGCTCCTTTCTTCGTCACACGCTTCCGAGAAGCTCTGTTCCACTATTCTGCTTTATTCGACATGCTCGAAACAAATGTAGCACGCCACAATGAACAGAGGCTGTTGATTGAGAGGGATCTCTTTGGCAGAGATGCTCTTAATGTTATAGCATGTGAAGGATCAGAAAGGGTCGAAAGACCCGAGACTTATAAGCAGTGGCAGGCTAGAAATCTCAGGGCTGGGTTTGAACAGCTCCCACTCAACCCTGACATTGTGAAGAAAGCGAAGCATAAGGTGAAAACCAACTACCACAGGGATTTTGTTATCGGTGAAGATAATCGGTGGTTGATTCAGGGGTGGAAGGGAAGAATCATTTATGCAATATCGACATGGAAGCCCAATGATGCCTAG
- the LOC121998123 gene encoding scarecrow-like protein 9 isoform X1 produces MIMDSGLQEFSGMMSGWSYDDSFSDQNIFRAIGLREPQPYLGFSNSGELPQMSSDTNTRANPTSSTSTITEGDSPEDGDIFCSDMSLSYISKILMEEDIDGKVSTYKEESALRDAEKPFYDILSQKYPPSPERSPLEVQQSLANLDFTDNHENGNLCASSGTSKANGFVGNNFISDSNNGHDLSSRSSSFSNLFPSPSNSSNSISSEKKPVVDVSMSPSLFFKSMPAWHFKKGIEEASKFLPSNDKLAINLDVSSSQLLRVDRPFITKAKLEDRESLLYGFRGRKNPSRDDLDLVEGRSNKQSAVFYEGEVRSEMFDMILLCQRGKCQKNISALREEKQNEAIKIAQNCSSKGSNGGKTQGKKQTKKEVVDLRTLLIHCAQAVAADDRQTADELLKQIRQHSSPDGDATQRLAYCFADGLEARLAGTGSQIYHALVAKRATATDILKAYHLYLAACPFKRISYFFANQTILNVADKASKVHIIDFGIYFGFQWPCLIQRLSTRDGGPPSLRITGIDVPQPGFRPTERIEETGCRLADYAKSFNIPFEYQAIASKWENIQVEDLHINKDEVVVVNCLYRFRNLVDETVVVDSPRNRVLNMIRRMNPDVFIHGVVNGSYSAPFFVTRFREALFHYSALFDMLETNVARHNEQRLLIERDLFGRDALNVIACEGSERVERPETYKQWQARNLRAGFEQLPLNPDIVKKAKHKVKTNYHRDFVIGEDNRWLIQGWKGRIIYAISTWKPNDA; encoded by the coding sequence ATGATTATGGATTCCGGTCTTCAGGAATTTTCCGGCATGATGAGCGGATGGAGCTATGATGATTCGTTCTCTGATCAAAACATTTTTCGGGCTATTGGATTGCGAGAACCGCAGCCTTATCTAGGTTTTAGTAACAGTGGGGAATTGCCCCAAATGTCCTCTGACACCAACACAAGGGCCAATCCCACATCCAGCACCAGCACGATCACTGAGGGAGATAGCCCGGAAGATGGTGATATCTTCTGTTCAGACATGTCCCTTAGCTATATTAGCAAAATTCTCATGGAGGAAGATATTGATGGAAAGGTCAGCACTTATAAGGAAGAGTCAGCCCTTAGAGATGCAGAGAAACCCTTCTATGACATCCTTAGCCAGAAGTACCCACCATCTCCAGAGCGATCACCGCTTGAAGTTCAGCAAAGCTTGGCGAATCTCGATTTTACCGACAATCATGAAAATGGTAACTTATGTGCTAGCAGTGGTACAAGTAAAGCTAATGGCTTTGTTGGCAATAACTTTATCTCTGACTCCAACAATGGCCACGATTTGAGTTCACGGTCTAGTTCCTTTAGTAATTTGTTTCCATCTCCATCAAACTCTTCAAACAGTATCAGCAGCGAAAAGAAACCTGTTGTTGATGTTTCCATGTCTCCCAGTCTGTTCTTCAAAAGCATGCCAGCGTGGCATTTCAAGAAAGGAATTGAAGAAGCGAGCAAGTTCCTTCCTAGTAATGATAAATTGGCAATCAATTTAGATGTTTCATCATCACAGCTACTGAGAGTAGATAGGCCATTCATTACAAAGGCAAAGCTGGAGGATAGAGAATCTCTCTTATATGGATTTAGAGGTCGTAAAAATCCAAGCCGAGATGACCTGGATTTGGTAGAGGGAAGGAGCAATAAGCAGTCAGCTGTTTTCTATGAGGGAGAGGTGAGGTCAGAAATGTTTGACATGATTTTGCTTTGCCAGAGAGGCAAATGCCAAAAGAACATATCCGCCCTAAGGGAAGAAAAGCAGAATGAAGCTATCAAAATCGCACAGAATTGTTCCTCAAAAGGATCAAATGGTGGCAAGACACAAGGAAAGAAACAAACTAAGAAAGAAGTGGTGGATCTTAGAACTCTTCTTATACATTGTGCTCAAGCAGTGGCAGCAGATGACCGCCAAACTGCTGATGAACTATTGAAGCAGATTAGACAACATTCTTCCCCGGATGGAGATGCAACTCAGAGGCTGGCATATTGCTTTGCAGATGGTCTTGAGGCCCGATTGGCTGGTACTGGAAGTCAGATTTATCATGCCCTTGTGGCTAAAAGGGCAACTGCCACAGATATATTGAAGGCCTATCATCTATATCTTGCTGCATGTCCTTTCAAGAGAATTTCATACTTTTTTGCTAATCAGACAATCCTTAATGTGGCAGATAAGGCATCCAAAGTGCACATCATAGACTTTGGTATTTATTTTGGATTTCAATGGCCATGCCTTATCCAGCGTCTCTCAACTAGGGATGGAGGCCCTCCAAGTCTGCGGATAACTGGTATTGATGTACCGCAACCAGGTTTCCGTCCCACAGAGAGAATAGAAGAGACAGGGTGTAGGTTAGCAGATTATGCCAAGAGTTTTAATATCCCTTTTGAGTATCAGGCTATCGCTTCTAAATGGGAAAATATTCAGGTCGAGGATCTTCACATTAATAAAGATGAGGTTGTGGTTGTCAATTGCCTATACCGCTTCAGAAATCTGGTCGATGAGACTGTGGTTGTAGACAGCCCTAGGAATagggtcctgaacatgataaggAGGATGAACCCTGATGTTTTTATACATGGAGTAGTGAATGGGTCCTACAGTGCTCCTTTCTTCGTCACACGCTTCCGAGAAGCTCTGTTCCACTATTCTGCTTTATTCGACATGCTCGAAACAAATGTAGCACGCCACAATGAACAGAGGCTGTTGATTGAGAGGGATCTCTTTGGCAGAGATGCTCTTAATGTTATAGCATGTGAAGGATCAGAAAGGGTCGAAAGACCCGAGACTTATAAGCAGTGGCAGGCTAGAAATCTCAGGGCTGGGTTTGAACAGCTCCCACTCAACCCTGACATTGTGAAGAAAGCGAAGCATAAGGTGAAAACCAACTACCACAGGGATTTTGTTATCGGTGAAGATAATCGGTGGTTGATTCAGGGGTGGAAGGGAAGAATCATTTATGCAATATCGACATGGAAGCCCAATGATGCCTAG